A single genomic interval of Camelina sativa cultivar DH55 chromosome 11, Cs, whole genome shotgun sequence harbors:
- the LOC104725800 gene encoding probable membrane-associated kinase regulator 5: MEALSFMKFWLTNNNTTIKPRRETKISECAVDSTTASESPELDLCGEGDDSFFELEISLSDFKTERLETTTTTTFSVSNKSKILPFVDIATTKPQQSPTTLLKSGQKFRAFSFKKSTTTMTKKEENNRSLNMRFRTDDETMTSFRKTSSIARLQQTDDTTFDGSVSPVSSSSSSSKRFFSLIKPLYTKTTKKQSSSSGVSSSITSPTSSPAGREKQRSNLPSGIRSVRRQLGKSRSASSAIGGMSPANRVVDESFQVQQDGIQSAILHCKKSFHGSRESFLLSRSTSESSSQEKLSTSSSEDSYLFSRIGSDTMSEKSMDSLCSIKEQREKICD; the protein is encoded by the exons atggAAGCTCTAAGCTTTATGAAGTTCTGGttaaccaacaacaacacaaccaTCAAACCCCGCCGTGAAACCAAAATCTCAGAATGCGCCGTCGATTCCACCACCGCATCAGAAAGTCCCGAACTTGACCTCTGCGGCGAAGGAGACGACTCATTCTTCGAGCTCGAGATCTCTCTCTCCGATTTCAAAACAGAGAGACTCGaaacaaccaccaccaccacgttCTCTGTTTCCAACAAAAGCAAAATCCTCCCTTTCGTCGACATCGCCACCACGAAACCGCAGCAGTCCCCGACCACTCTCCTTAAATCCGGCCAAAAGTTTCGAGCTTTCTCGTTTAAGAAGTCAACGACGACGAtgacgaagaaagaagaaaacaacagaaGCCTCAACATGAGGTTCAGAACCGACGACGAAACAATGACGAGTTTCAGAAAAACGTCGAGCATTGCGAGGCTACAACAAACAGACGACACGACGTTCGACGGCTCTGTTTCCCctgtttcgtcttcttcttcttcgtccaaGAGATTCTTCAGTCTCATAAAGCCTTTATACACTAAAACGACGAAGAAACAGAGCAGTAGCAGCGGTGTATCTTCCTCGATTACTTCTCCGACGTCTTCACCGGCGGGGAgggagaaacagaggagtaaTCTTCCATCGGGGATAAGGAGTGTGAGGAGACAGCTTGGGAAGAGCAGGTCAGCTTCTTCGGCGATCGGAGGGATGTCTCCGGCGAACAGAGTCGTCGATGAGTCTTTTCAAGTTCAACAAGATGGGATTCAAAGTGCGATTCTTCATTGCAAGAAGTCGTTTCATGGTTCCAGAg AATCTTTTTTGTTATCAAGATCGACTAGTGAATCTTCTTCACAAGAGAAACTGAGTACTTCGTCTTCTGAAg